A genomic region of Pseudoxanthomonas suwonensis contains the following coding sequences:
- a CDS encoding RidA family protein, translating to MIQRHDVGPRMSELAVHNGVAYLAGQIPEDPSEDIVGQTRQVLEAIDALLAQAGTDKTRILRAQIFLADIADFTGMNQAWDAWVVPGHTPPRATVQAALADPAWKVEIVVTAAV from the coding sequence ATGATCCAGCGTCACGATGTCGGTCCGCGCATGTCCGAGCTCGCCGTGCACAACGGCGTGGCCTACCTGGCCGGGCAGATCCCCGAGGATCCGTCCGAGGACATCGTCGGCCAGACCCGCCAGGTGCTGGAGGCGATCGACGCGCTGCTGGCCCAGGCCGGCACCGACAAGACCCGGATCCTGCGCGCGCAGATCTTCCTGGCCGACATCGCCGACTTCACCGGCATGAACCAGGCCTGGGACGCGTGGGTGGTCCCGGGCCACACGCCGCCGCGCGCCACCGTCCAGGCGGCGCTGGCCGATCCGGCGTGGAAGGTCGAGATCGTGGTGACCGCGGCGGTGTGA
- a CDS encoding polysaccharide biosynthesis C-terminal domain-containing protein, with protein sequence MNSPGWETRLSALSLSGQMVAYALGIVLARQLGVAGFESYVVASAAFVLMVTLVPQGLEKYSLKLLPTLLDRGDAAGLLGFLRFSRRRVLLGALLVGGAVGLWASWTDGLSAGMRAAIVVSCVSLPAGALVHLGLEVLTALGRASSAALVFRLVVPAMALVLACIALAVYPGMPAAWAIAAWGLSWGLALALMAAQFRRAAPPGLFRTEPVERRRQWQAEARPFWLYRVSLAVLAQAAVLALEWLHPSPGTAVGAFAAAFSTAAIAQVLATATNRVYASRLSLLLANRDFDGIDRLRAERLRWLAAPLLVYLLVAFVFARELIGLFRPEFVAEGATALRILAVSTALTTLLAMAPTYLKHQGENRALFRGVATAAVLLMVLLAVLVPLLGVAGAAVAHAVASVFMYGNLARLAHRGLAQRQPGA encoded by the coding sequence GTGAACAGCCCCGGCTGGGAAACCCGACTGTCCGCGCTGTCGCTGTCCGGGCAGATGGTGGCCTATGCGCTGGGCATCGTGCTGGCCCGGCAGCTGGGGGTGGCCGGCTTCGAAAGCTACGTGGTGGCCTCGGCCGCCTTCGTGCTGATGGTGACCCTGGTCCCGCAGGGGCTGGAGAAGTATTCGCTCAAGCTGCTGCCGACCTTGCTCGATCGCGGCGATGCCGCCGGCCTGCTCGGCTTCCTGCGGTTCTCGCGCCGGCGCGTGCTGCTCGGCGCACTGCTGGTGGGTGGCGCAGTCGGCCTGTGGGCCAGCTGGACGGACGGGCTGTCTGCCGGGATGCGGGCCGCGATCGTGGTCAGCTGCGTGTCGCTGCCGGCCGGTGCGCTCGTGCACCTCGGGCTGGAAGTGCTCACCGCGCTCGGACGCGCGTCCAGCGCGGCACTGGTATTCCGGCTGGTGGTGCCGGCCATGGCGCTGGTGCTGGCGTGCATCGCGCTGGCCGTGTACCCCGGCATGCCCGCGGCCTGGGCGATCGCGGCCTGGGGCCTGTCATGGGGCCTGGCGCTGGCGTTGATGGCCGCGCAGTTCCGGCGGGCGGCACCGCCCGGCCTGTTCCGCACCGAACCGGTCGAGCGGCGGCGGCAGTGGCAGGCCGAGGCGCGACCGTTCTGGCTCTACCGCGTCTCGCTCGCGGTCCTCGCCCAGGCCGCGGTGCTGGCGCTGGAATGGCTGCATCCCTCGCCGGGTACCGCGGTCGGCGCCTTCGCCGCGGCCTTCAGCACGGCGGCGATCGCGCAGGTGCTGGCGACGGCGACCAACCGGGTGTACGCCAGCCGCCTGTCGCTGCTGCTGGCGAACCGGGACTTCGACGGCATCGACCGGCTGCGGGCAGAGCGGCTGCGCTGGCTGGCCGCGCCATTGCTGGTCTATCTGCTGGTGGCCTTCGTCTTCGCCCGCGAGCTGATCGGGCTGTTCCGCCCCGAGTTCGTCGCCGAGGGCGCCACCGCGCTGCGGATACTGGCGGTGAGCACCGCCCTGACCACCCTGCTGGCCATGGCGCCGACCTACCTCAAGCACCAGGGCGAGAACCGCGCCCTGTTCCGCGGCGTGGCCACGGCGGCGGTGCTGCTGATGGTCCTGCTGGCGGTGCTGGTGCCACTGTTGGGCGTCGCCGGTGCGGCGGTGGCCCACGCCGTCGCCAGCGTGTTCATGTATGGCAACCTCGCGCGCCTGGCCCATCGGGGGCTGGCGCAGCGCCAACCCGGCGCCTGA
- a CDS encoding carbohydrate porin, with protein sequence MAATVCCALLPIAATAQQVQPPADAPQPAQLDLTLADIADREPYPNLLDYTLSVQGDLQEDTAVPTGWLRRPTSMGPWFAWKNRVREDTGLSFGGSWMMLWQNYSSSLIDQHNAVGNKLTLNFSYDLFNRGQANAMSLDVAVEDRRPVGTDLPPLQAGMATGSMIPTAATYGDFSLGVTQAYIRQNLADNRFQYTVGKIFAPNFLNAYPFFDDNRQFLTQAFSTSPSIASPLRGFGAVAAWYPTQSGLYLKPGIFTVHSSDTGSTIDDFFSKDEHFYMLEVGFTSLARTRTPIHARAAMDANNIHLTAWYKDPEQGGLPRARGLAFNANYMLGANLMWFARAGWSDGWFVDRNAAVGIGWRPTEHFSDLFGVAVGGLQPASPALRSQYTAEVFYRFHVTPNFAITPDLQVQVDPALDPSTDAIWVFSLRGRLTF encoded by the coding sequence GTGGCCGCCACCGTTTGCTGCGCGCTGCTGCCCATCGCCGCCACCGCGCAACAGGTCCAGCCGCCGGCCGACGCGCCGCAGCCGGCGCAGCTGGACCTCACCCTGGCCGACATCGCCGACCGCGAACCCTATCCCAACCTGCTCGACTACACGCTGTCGGTACAGGGCGACCTGCAGGAGGACACGGCCGTGCCGACCGGCTGGTTGCGCCGGCCGACTTCGATGGGCCCTTGGTTCGCCTGGAAGAACCGGGTGCGCGAGGACACCGGCCTGAGCTTCGGCGGCTCGTGGATGATGCTGTGGCAGAACTATTCCAGCAGCCTCATCGACCAGCACAACGCGGTCGGCAACAAGCTGACCCTGAACTTCTCCTACGACCTGTTCAACCGCGGCCAGGCCAATGCGATGTCGCTGGACGTGGCGGTCGAGGACCGCCGCCCGGTCGGCACCGACCTGCCGCCGCTGCAGGCGGGCATGGCCACCGGCTCGATGATCCCCACTGCGGCCACCTACGGCGACTTCAGCCTCGGCGTGACCCAGGCCTACATCCGCCAGAACCTGGCCGACAACCGCTTCCAGTACACGGTTGGCAAGATCTTCGCGCCGAACTTCCTCAACGCCTATCCGTTCTTCGACGACAACCGCCAGTTCCTGACCCAGGCGTTCTCCACCAGCCCGTCCATCGCCTCGCCGCTGCGAGGCTTCGGCGCGGTCGCCGCCTGGTACCCGACGCAATCTGGCCTGTACCTCAAGCCGGGCATCTTCACCGTCCACAGCAGCGACACCGGCAGCACGATCGACGATTTCTTCAGCAAGGACGAGCACTTCTACATGCTCGAGGTGGGCTTCACCTCGCTGGCCCGCACCCGCACCCCGATCCACGCCCGCGCGGCGATGGACGCCAACAACATCCACCTCACCGCCTGGTACAAGGACCCGGAGCAAGGCGGGCTGCCGCGCGCGCGCGGCCTGGCGTTCAACGCCAACTACATGCTCGGCGCCAACCTGATGTGGTTCGCCCGCGCCGGCTGGTCCGACGGCTGGTTCGTCGACCGCAACGCGGCGGTGGGCATCGGCTGGCGCCCGACCGAGCACTTCTCCGACCTGTTCGGCGTGGCCGTCGGCGGCCTGCAGCCGGCCAGCCCCGCGTTGCGCAGCCAGTACACCGCCGAAGTGTTCTACCGCTTCCACGTCACCCCGAACTTCGCGATCACCCCGGACCTGCAGGTCCAGGTGGATCCGGCGCTGGACCCGTCGACCGATGCGATCTGGGTGTTCAGCCTGCGCGGGCGACTGACGTTCTGA
- a CDS encoding CoA transferase: MSQPDSDRRTFLKLGTGAAIGAALSMRFPFDSAAAQPSTSFDIQARFSEFMHAIGGAPGDAGGKVEFTGVDPLLRSHFRIGACMAIPAMAAGVGAAAIWRERTGQGQDLTVDLRQAVWNTNPLIGMVHTKLQAAGLIPASDPIPASLTSWKPKVNGLMVQAPVGLGNPLSFQAFETRDGRFINLTGIYPHLMDRILNVLKTPPDQAAIRAAVKKWDGQELEDTLAANNGVAALHRTRAEWLAHPQGEYLAGLPLIEIVKVGDAPPRPFSPDPERPLSGKRVISCTHVIAGTTAARTLAEYGANVLHIARDQSFEHEAMVIDVNVGMRSAWVNLRDPEQSRHFATLLPDADVFIEGFRGRSMERLGFGVEEVARQRPGIVYLSVRGYGWDGPWGDRAAFDMEGVSTTGFTLTEGGGTGVPRFPPTLVMNDYITGYIGAAGILAALRRQAQEGGSWHVRVNLARAAMWFQDLGHFPGIDFDASRPEHRMTPPDTMTRQTPYGRVERLVPQVRLSKTPGRWRDPLVTVRGSDLPTWEG; the protein is encoded by the coding sequence ATGTCGCAACCCGATTCGGACCGTCGCACCTTCCTCAAGCTCGGTACCGGCGCCGCCATAGGTGCCGCGCTTTCCATGCGTTTCCCGTTCGACTCGGCCGCCGCGCAGCCGTCGACGTCCTTCGACATCCAGGCGCGGTTCTCCGAATTCATGCACGCGATCGGCGGCGCGCCCGGCGACGCCGGCGGCAAAGTCGAGTTCACCGGGGTCGATCCACTGCTGCGCAGCCACTTCCGCATCGGTGCCTGCATGGCGATCCCGGCCATGGCGGCCGGCGTCGGCGCGGCGGCGATCTGGCGCGAGCGCACCGGCCAGGGCCAGGACCTGACCGTGGACCTGCGCCAGGCGGTGTGGAACACCAATCCGCTGATCGGCATGGTCCACACCAAGTTGCAGGCGGCCGGGCTGATCCCGGCCAGCGACCCGATCCCGGCCTCGCTGACGTCCTGGAAGCCAAAGGTCAACGGGCTGATGGTCCAGGCGCCGGTCGGGCTGGGCAATCCGCTGTCGTTCCAGGCGTTCGAGACCCGCGACGGCCGTTTCATCAACCTCACCGGCATCTATCCGCACCTGATGGACCGGATCCTCAACGTGCTCAAGACCCCGCCCGACCAGGCCGCGATCCGCGCTGCGGTCAAGAAATGGGACGGCCAGGAGCTGGAGGACACGCTGGCGGCGAACAATGGCGTGGCCGCGTTGCATCGCACCCGCGCCGAATGGCTGGCCCACCCGCAGGGCGAATACCTGGCGGGCTTGCCGCTGATCGAGATCGTCAAGGTGGGCGACGCGCCGCCGCGACCGTTCTCGCCCGATCCGGAGCGGCCACTGTCGGGCAAGCGGGTGATCTCGTGCACCCACGTCATCGCCGGCACCACCGCCGCGCGGACCCTGGCCGAGTACGGCGCCAACGTGCTGCACATCGCCCGCGACCAGAGCTTCGAGCACGAGGCGATGGTGATCGACGTCAACGTCGGCATGCGCTCGGCCTGGGTCAACCTGCGCGATCCGGAGCAGAGCAGGCACTTCGCCACCCTGCTGCCGGACGCGGACGTGTTCATCGAGGGCTTCCGTGGCCGCTCGATGGAGCGGCTGGGCTTCGGCGTCGAAGAAGTCGCACGACAGCGGCCCGGCATCGTCTACCTGTCGGTGCGCGGCTACGGCTGGGACGGCCCGTGGGGCGACCGCGCCGCATTCGACATGGAGGGCGTGTCCACCACCGGCTTCACCCTCACCGAGGGTGGCGGTACCGGCGTGCCGCGCTTCCCGCCGACGCTGGTGATGAACGACTACATCACCGGCTACATCGGGGCGGCCGGCATCCTGGCCGCGCTGCGGCGGCAAGCGCAGGAAGGTGGCAGCTGGCACGTGCGGGTCAACCTGGCGCGCGCGGCGATGTGGTTCCAGGACCTGGGCCACTTCCCCGGCATCGATTTCGATGCCTCGCGGCCGGAGCACCGCATGACTCCGCCGGACACCATGACCCGGCAGACTCCCTACGGCCGGGTCGAACGCCTGGTCCCGCAAGTGCGGCTGTCGAAGACGCCGGGGCGCTGGCGCGACCCGCTGGTCACCGTGCGCGGCAGCGACCTGCCCACCTGGGAGGGCTGA
- a CDS encoding DUF6491 family protein produces the protein MSNGGNMKGKLIALSMVAVVAACAHSGPSLTSAERLELYQAHAGPPVASFRIDRIAGVTRWTPLGDQALAFWNTPNQGYLLEFHARCSGLSIASSITISNSMGLVNARLDSVQPRAANGSAISQPCRISSARPIDGRALNDAKRELREASVVERPADVEPDGGD, from the coding sequence TTGTCGAACGGGGGCAACATGAAAGGGAAATTGATCGCGTTGTCGATGGTGGCCGTGGTGGCCGCTTGTGCGCATTCCGGCCCTTCCCTGACTTCGGCAGAACGCCTGGAACTGTACCAGGCGCATGCCGGACCTCCGGTGGCGAGTTTCCGCATCGACCGGATCGCAGGAGTGACCCGCTGGACGCCGCTCGGCGACCAGGCACTGGCGTTCTGGAACACACCGAACCAGGGCTATCTGCTGGAGTTCCATGCGCGCTGCTCCGGCCTGTCCATCGCCAGTTCGATCACCATCAGCAACTCCATGGGGCTGGTCAACGCCCGCCTGGACAGCGTCCAGCCCAGGGCCGCCAACGGCTCGGCGATTTCCCAGCCCTGCAGGATCTCCAGCGCCCGCCCGATTGACGGTCGGGCGCTCAACGACGCAAAGCGCGAACTGCGCGAGGCGAGCGTGGTGGAACGCCCGGCGGACGTCGAGCCGGACGGCGGAGACTGA
- a CDS encoding patatin-like phospholipase family protein produces the protein MSRSASPVRRLVHALIPIAFAASLAGCITIPRHPVPAGATASAMLPGMPEVRGWAGSHSDALERDFILSLQQESPEDFPVGADGVIRYPYLAISGGGANGAFGAGFLNGWTTTGTRPVFKVVTGVSTGALMAPFVFLGPRYDPVLHRFYTTTRSQDVFEAGSPLMALLRRDSLAQTAPLASLIAQQVDMALLQEVAEAHRQGRRLYMGTVDLDSRDFVVWNMGLIAERGDDAALELFRKVMLASSSIPIAFPPVMFDVEVGGQRYDEMHVDGFVGANVFLNAGVFDPLPLYGRAGRAPGREDIFIVHNGQLHAPPSPTPRSLRGIAARVIETTGRASIIGDLFREYAFAQRNRSGFHWVTIDESVELPDPIAFDTEKMAELYDIGYRAAAAGPAWLEEPPGLRPATSPE, from the coding sequence ATGAGCCGTTCCGCATCGCCCGTTCGCAGGCTCGTACACGCGCTGATTCCGATCGCGTTCGCCGCGTCGCTGGCTGGTTGCATCACCATTCCCCGCCATCCGGTTCCCGCCGGGGCGACGGCATCGGCCATGCTGCCGGGCATGCCGGAAGTGCGCGGCTGGGCAGGCAGCCACAGCGATGCGCTGGAGCGTGACTTCATCCTGTCGCTGCAACAGGAGTCGCCGGAGGATTTCCCGGTCGGCGCCGACGGCGTCATCCGCTATCCCTACCTGGCAATTTCCGGTGGCGGCGCCAACGGCGCGTTCGGGGCAGGGTTCCTAAACGGCTGGACCACGACCGGTACCCGGCCGGTGTTCAAGGTGGTGACCGGCGTCTCCACCGGCGCGCTGATGGCGCCGTTCGTGTTCCTCGGGCCGCGCTACGACCCGGTCCTGCACCGCTTCTACACCACGACCCGCTCGCAGGACGTGTTCGAGGCCGGCTCGCCGCTGATGGCGCTGCTGCGCCGCGATTCGCTGGCGCAGACCGCGCCGCTGGCCTCGCTCATCGCGCAGCAGGTCGACATGGCGCTGCTGCAGGAGGTCGCCGAGGCGCACCGGCAGGGCCGGCGGCTGTACATGGGCACCGTGGACCTGGATTCGCGCGACTTCGTGGTCTGGAACATGGGCCTGATCGCAGAACGGGGCGACGACGCGGCGCTGGAACTGTTCCGCAAGGTGATGCTCGCGTCCTCGTCGATCCCGATCGCGTTCCCGCCGGTGATGTTCGACGTCGAGGTCGGCGGCCAGCGCTACGACGAGATGCACGTGGACGGCTTCGTCGGCGCCAACGTGTTCCTCAACGCGGGAGTATTCGACCCTTTGCCGCTGTATGGCCGTGCAGGCCGCGCCCCGGGGCGGGAGGACATCTTCATCGTGCACAACGGCCAGTTGCACGCGCCCCCGAGCCCGACGCCGCGGTCGCTGCGCGGGATCGCCGCGCGGGTCATCGAGACCACCGGACGCGCGAGCATCATCGGCGACCTGTTCCGGGAATACGCCTTCGCCCAGCGCAACCGGTCCGGATTCCACTGGGTGACCATCGACGAGAGTGTCGAACTGCCGGACCCGATCGCCTTCGACACGGAAAAGATGGCCGAGCTCTACGACATCGGATACCGCGCCGCGGCGGCGGGGCCGGCCTGGCTGGAGGAGCCGCCTGGGCTCAGGCCTGCCACAAGTCCCGAATGA